The stretch of DNA GCGTTAGTCGTGCTCTGTCGCCAAACGGACGCCGGTAGAAGCTTTGTTGTCTTCGATTTTTGCGGTGAGGATGACAGCGAAGAAATTGATCGCGGCGGAACTCAACCGCCGGCCGTTTCCTCCGAAGCCTCCACTCCTCAACCTCAACTGGAGGCCGCCGGAGATGAAACCAAGCAAATAATCTCGCATCCTTTCGCAAATAATGGCAGTGGCTTTGAAGAATTTGGGGACCAAGTCGTCGGAAGTCAGTTGGTCCATCCCTCGCATCCTTCCAGCAGCCCAAAAcataaaaagatgaaaatgcCCCTGAATTACACAGCCAATTAACGGAAATACTAACgctggaccaaaagtggaacacATCTAATAAATATGGactcaatgtggcaaaaataacaaaagcggactaaaattggaaactggccaataaaagtaggaccaaaaaaggcattcactcatatatatatatatatatatatatatatatatatatatatgtatatgtatatgtatatatatgtatatgtatatatatgtatatatgtatatatatgtatatatatagtaagaaTGAGTGAGCGGACTATGAATTTTACTATATGTACTCCATATTTTTACTTCCTCGGATATATAAATGGATGATTAGTTATATTCATCATGtgggtttcaaaaaaaaaaatcgacatcaaaattttgtgagatagaataaaaattgagagtaaaaatagtatttttcatGATATAATAGATGTAATTGCAATTATACGTTTTCTTTGATGTTGATAGATGCACTCATAACAATTAACAATGCTTAATTCCATAAGTTACCTCACATAATCAcattgtacattattttatttagatacatgggaaaaataaataactaaaacaaaaagtataaggtatggagtaataaatattttttaaatcctTGGTCCCGCaatctttataatatttattgtgaatagAAATTGGAGCTCTTTCgagaattatttaaaaacatgtaaattaaaaattgaaagattATAACTTAAAATCAATCTGTGTGTACAATTATTCGCTTCTTCGTGTCTAATATAACTTTCTTACTTAACAAAATTTGAATTATTCCACATTTATAAAAATGTGAAAGAGGAGGTATGGTATAAccatatagtttttttttttttgaaaccggTATAACCATATAGTTAAAAACAAATGGGGAACTCATGAAATAAATACCATTCATTTATAAAGCTAAGCGCCAAACAAACGGGCCCTTAACATGTGAAGTTAGGGAATTGCAGAAAACCCCCCAAACTCTTGAAGAATTAGAGAATTACCCCTTTTGCAATCCACCTCGCCTCAACGCACCAACCGAAGTACTAAAaaactgtttaaaaaaaaaacgtactaaaaaaactgaaaaaaaaaaaaattaaaaaaatctccGAATCATTTTTTCAGTTCAACACTTGAACAAGATCACTATCGCTTTCTCTATCTAAAAAATCCATTGAAGAAAGAGAGGATCGGATATGTCTGCAATCCCGTTCAATTCGACGTCGTTGGACACGGCGTCGCCGCCGCTGCTACGGCCACGGCAGGACGGTAACCGCGGCGGGGGGAGCAGCTCGCAGTCGCTGGCGGCGCTGCTGGGGCGGGTGACGGGGCGGCGGGGCGCCTCGATGCTGGTGCGCGAGACGGCGGCGCGGCAGCTGGACGAGCGCCGCGCCGACTGGGGCTACTCCAAGCCGGTGGTGGCTCTGGACATGATGTGGAACCTGGCTTTCGTGATCGTCTCGGTCGTGATGCTTGGGTGTACGGTTGCCGAGAGGCCCAACGTTCCGCTTAGGGTTTGGGTTTGCGGTTACGGCCTTCAGTGCCTGGTGCATGTGGTGCTGGTGTGGCTCGAGTACCGCCGCAGGAATTCGCCCATTGGGGATCGCCGGGAAGATGGATTCACGGGGGCAGATGTAAGTGATGAAGAGGATGACGATGAAAGGATTCCGTGGTTGGGTATTGGCAGTCGATCCAGGTGAATAatggaatgaattattattgCTATTATTTATTGTATTCTGAACTGGAAAACTTGGAAAGTTCAGCAATTCCTGCTTGGTACTGGTTCAGTAAATTTAAAGTAAGCCTGAATTGAAGTGGAATTTTATTAATGTATATCTGTTCACTTTCTGTTTTCCAAGTAAAATTCATTAGGATGGAAATTGTAAGTTGGGCTGACCAAGAGTTAGGAGCACTTAGTTTCCTTGAAAATTCAAGGGTCTAATGGAGTGCTTGTGGTTTAAGTTATACTGTTTGCTATCTTCCTCTCCTTTTATgtgttattaattaattcatagaGACTGGCATGAATGCATGATCACAGATTAAAATTGGAGTTGTTGGTGTCGGAATTCTTTGATGATCTATTTGCTGTCTGATGCAGGGTGAGAATTCAATTCTTATTCTGTGGCAGACTAGCAAGTAGCAACGGAACTTAGATATAGTATCTACGGATATGACTTGGAAAACTCATCTGCTAATGCTGAAATGTGTGATATTCTTGCTGATTCAGTTCATTAAATGCAGTTGAATAAATGCATTTTATGTGCCTCATTTGAATTAAGTTGTAAAGTTGGAAGACATTACTATGCTCATTCTTGGTTGTGTTTGAAAACATTGCTATGCACATTCTTGGTTGAATAAATGCAGCTTAtgtgccaagcaccttgtgctcagatggcatgtagtgactctctcatatgggaggtcatgagatcgagcctcagtggaggcgatattgacccCTTGTGTTTCaacaagttgagaaagtatagatgaacagatactacaatgtgatagggtcagttgtattcaaaaaaaatgcaGCTTATGTGTTTCATTTGAATTATGTTGTAAAATTGGAAAGCATTGCGTGCTCATTCTTGGTTTATGCTGTGTATGGAAAGTGGAAACAGAAAAGAAGTTGTTTTTTTGACGTTTTCCTGATGTTATTGACATTTCAGTGCTGCTAAAAGATGGGAATCTTTGAATACCATGGCTTCGTTCTTATGGTGGATAATTGGCTTTTATTGGGTAATCTCGGGTGGTGAAATCCTTTTGCGCGATGCTCCACGCCTGTACTGGTATTTATTGAGCTAATTTCAATAAcctttattgttgttgttattattattatattattattcagaATATATATGTCTGCATTTCActaatttaatttcttctatataatctaaaatttaataagagtcgATCTCAATAATGTTAGCCcttaattgaaatgaaaagaACTGTTAATGGTATAAGTTGCATTGAGCtccttttgtgtgtgtgtgtgtgcacgcGTGCGCGCGTGCGCGCTCTTTGTGTTATACCTTTATACcttttttccaattttaccttcactat from Ipomoea triloba cultivar NCNSP0323 chromosome 7, ASM357664v1 encodes:
- the LOC116025670 gene encoding E3 ubiquitin protein ligase RIE1-like, which translates into the protein MSAIPFNSTSLDTASPPLLRPRQDGNRGGGSSSQSLAALLGRVTGRRGASMLVRETAARQLDERRADWGYSKPVVALDMMWNLAFVIVSVVMLGCTVAERPNVPLRVWVCGYGLQCLVHVVLVWLEYRRRNSPIGDRREDGFTGADVSDEEDDDERIPWLGIGSRSSAAKRWESLNTMASFLWWIIGFYWVISGGEILLRDAPRLYWLAVVFLAFDVFFAIFCVVLACLIGIALCCCLPCIIAILYAVAGQEGASEADLNALPKYKFHLNEDVENPNVSAGGRMVPIDTGSGYLANERVLLMEDAECCICLCPYEDGVELHALPCNHHFHTTCIVKWLKMNATCPLCKFNILKGNEQV